A single Vigna radiata var. radiata cultivar VC1973A chromosome 8, Vradiata_ver6, whole genome shotgun sequence DNA region contains:
- the LOC106769653 gene encoding LIMR family protein At5g01460 codes for MGDFNLALVIVAVVVCVIVFLVNVYLLVNYQHPDDANQAYFPKFVVVLGLSIAAISILMLPADVANRHACRHAIYNGACNLTLPMKDLWLAVYIVDAILVFFVIPFAMFYYEGDLDKTMGKRIKSALMWMVTTAIVCALVLGILYGLVGKVDFTVRHLSSSTTAFPSTWTFNSNEQCIGNGVHQCSAYTASPSSEKTWTMRSTFPEYVVALATIVGSVLFAIFGGVGIACLPLGLIFAFIRRPKAVITRSQYIKEATELGKKAKELKKAAEALRQEEKGGSKGRKFRKNVKAVEKEVFQLEEDVKLLEEMYPQGEKAETTWALTILGYLAKLVFGILGLIVSVVWIIHIIIYLLIDPPLSPFLNQVFIKLDDVWGLLGTLAFAFFCFYLLLAVITGAMVLGLRLVFITIHPMKWGATLMNSFLFNVGLILLSSISVIQFCSTAFAYYAQATAAQEIFGHTLESLRGIKYLYKYNVFQIAFVVLAGLTFVYYAAFGWRRKKPSGRFQLST; via the exons ATGGGCGATTTCAATCTCGCCCTGGTGATCGTGGCGGTGGTGGTCTGCGTGATCGTGTTCCTCGTCAACGTGTACCTCTTGGTTAACTACCAGCATCCTGACGATGCCAACCAGGCCTACTTCCCCAAATTCGTCGTCGTTTTGGGCCTCTCTATCGCCGCCATCTCCATCCTCATGCTCCCCGCCGACGTGGCTAACCGCCATGCCTGCCGCCACGCGATCTACAACGGGGCGTGCAACCTCACGCTCCCCATGAAGGACCTCTGGCTCGCCGTTTACATTGTCGACGCCATCCTCGTCTTCTTCGTCATCCCATTCGCCATGTTCTACTACGAGGGCGACCTTGACAA GACTATGGGGAAGAGGATTAAGAGTGCGTTAATGTGGATGGTCACCACGGCTATAGTGTGCGCCCTCGTTCTGGGGATTTTATACG GGCTGGTTGGTAAGGTGGACTTTACTGTCAGGCATCTCTCTTCATCCACAACTGCATTTCCTAGCACATGGACATTCAATAGTAATGAACAATGTATTGGAAATGGTGTCCATCAG TGCTCAGCTTACACTGCCAGTCCTTCGTCAGAGAAAACATGGACCATGCGTAGTACCTTCCCAGAATATGTTGTTGCACTCGCTACTATTGTTGGATCCGTGCTTTTTGCT ATATTTGGCGGTGTTGGTATTGCATGTCTTCCATTAGGACTTATATTTGCATTTATTCGGCGTCCAAAGGCTGTTATCACTCGCTCACAGTATATCAAG GAAGCTACTGAACTAGGTAAAAAAGCAaaagaattaaagaaagcaGCTGAGGCTCTCCGTCAAGAAGAAAAGGGTGGTTCAAAGGGTAGAAAGTTTCGTAAAAATGTGAAGGCAGTCGAGAAG GAGGTGTTTCAATTAGAAGAAGACGTAAAGcttcttgaagagatgtatccTCAAGGGGAAAAG GCTGAGACAACATGGGCACTAACGATTCTTGGTTATCTGGCAAAACTTGTTTTCGGAATTTTAGG GTTGATTGTTTCCGTGGTGTGGATCATTCATATTATTATCTACCTATTAATTGATCCACCACTTTCTCCTTTCCTGAATCAAGTTTTCATCAAGCTAGATGATGTATGGG GTCTTCTCGGCACtcttgcatttgcatttttctGCTTCTACCTTCTCCTTGCTGTGATTACCGGTGCCATGGTGCTTGGACTGAGACTAGTTTTTATTACTATACATCCCATGAA GTGGGGAGCAACTCTTATGAACTCTTTTCTATTTAATGTGGGccttattcttctttcttccattag TGTGATCCAGTTCTGCTCCACAGCCTTTGCCTACTATGCTCAAGCAACTGCAGCCCAGGAAATATTTGGCCACACTTTGGAGTCTCTTCGaggaattaaatatttatacaa GTACAATGTGTTCCAAATTGCGTTTGTTGTTTTAGCTGGATTGACCTTTGTGTATTACGCTGCGTTT ggatggagaagaaaaaaacctAGTGGCAGGTTCCAATTATCTACATAA
- the LOC106770806 gene encoding GDSL esterase/lipase CPRD49: MSGTSRPQFVLFGSSIVQFGFFGEGWAATLAHLYARKADIINRGYAGWNTRRALQVLDKVFPKDARVQPSLVIVYFGGNDSSFPDPSGFGTSVPLEEYLENMKKIINHLQSLSDTTRIIVLSAPPIDDVALNIQFARSNGKPSRTNETCRVYSEACLELCQDMNIKAVDLWTALQKVEKWQEACFIDGIHLSPVGNKVVFKEVLKVLKEADWKPSLYWRSMKNEFDEDSPYDPFFDDGRPYNNLSNWVLPDNDYWD; the protein is encoded by the exons ATGTCAGGAACCTCGAGGCCTCAGTTTGTTCTCTTCGGTTCTTCCATTGTTCAATTCGGTTTCTTCGGTGAAGGTTGGGCTGCCACTCTTGCTCACTTGTACGCTCGCAAg GCTGATATAATCAACCGAGGATATGCTGGTTGGAATACAAGGCGAGCTCTGCAGGTTCTGGACAAAGTTTTTCCCAAG GATGCCCGTGTACAACCATCATTGGTCATCGTATACTTTGGTGGCAATGATTCTTCGTTTCCTGACCCATCAGGATTCGGTACTTCTGTGCCTCTCGAAGAATATCTCGAGAATATGAAAAAGATTATCAACCATCTCcag AGCCTCTCAGACACTACTCGCATTATTGTACTGAGTGCTCCTCCCATCGACGATGTAGCGCTTAACATACAATTCGCAAGAAG CAATGGGAAACCATCGAGGACGAACGAAACTTGTCGAGTGTATTCAGAGGCGTGTTTGGAACTGTGTCAGGATATGAATATCAAGGCGGTTGATCTATGGACTGCTCTTCAGAAAGTGGAAAAATGGCAAGAAGCTTGTTTTAT TGATGGAATTCATCTGTCACCTGTGGGAAACAAGGTTGTGTTCAAAGAGGTATTGAAGGTTCTGAAAGAGGCAGATTGGAAGCCTAGTCTGTACTGGAGATCGATGAAAAATGAGTTTGACGAAGATTCACCGTACGATCCATTTTTTGATGATGGAAGACCATACAATAATTTATCCAACTGGGTCCTCCCTGACAACGACTACTGGGATTAG